From Halorussus lipolyticus:
CGCGACACCGAGGACGATGGCCAAGAAAACCCCGCCGACCGACCCGGCCAGCAGGCCGTGCCACGCGCCCCGACCTGCGCTCCCGGCGGCCATGTAGCCAGCGACGAACCCGCCGACCAGTCCCGCCGTGAGTTGGCCGAGACCGGGGATTGCGAGTCCCACGACGCCGATGACGGTCATGACGACGAACCCCACCGCAACTGCGTACCAGTTAGTCATTTTCCGGAACAAGTACGTTACCGGGCCAGATAAGGCTTCGTCGCCAGAGGACCGACTCACCGGGACTGCTCGGGACCGGCAGACGGCCCGTCGTCGAACGCCGACAGGTCGAAGTGGCGACCGCCCCGGAACCAGTCGAGGCCGATGAACGAAAGCGACAGTCCCCCGAGACCGGTGGCAATCGTCACGACGAGGGCCTCGGTGCCCGGTATCCCGTCGGCCAGCGCGACGGGAATCTGGGTCAGCAACTGGAGACCCAGACAGACGTTGCCCAACCCGACGAACTGGAACCACGCCAGTCCTCCGATAGACTTCCCCAGACCGCCCAGAACGTAGAGGAGCGCCGCGGAGAACCACAGCACCAGCGCAATTGCGGTCGCCGGGTCGGTCGTCCCTTCGAGGCCGAACGCGCCAGCGAACCCGACGCCGACGAGGAGGAAGGTGCCGCCCATGACCGCGAACCAGATGCGTCGCATCGTCGGCGGTACGGCGCGGTCGGTGTTAAAATGGCCGTCTCGGTGGGTCGGTCACTCCAGTCCGACCTTCTCGGCGTACTCCTCGAAGACTTCCCACGAGGGGTCAACCTCGGGGTGTTCGACTGCTTCGCCGTCGATGAAAACCCCATCTCCGTCCGTCACCTCACCGATTTCGGCGGCGGGGATGTCCTCGGCGTCCAGCGCAGACAGCACGTCCTCGACGCCCGAGGAGTCCACGGTCAACAGGAGCGTCCCCTCGCTGGTCGCCGTCCACGGGTCGATGTCGAAGAACTCGCAGGACTCCCGAACTCCCGGTAGGAAGGGCACTGCGCCGGAATCCACGTCGAGTCGGACCTCCCCGGCCCGCGCGAGTTCGACCAGCGCGCCCTGCAGGCCGCCCTCGGTGGCGTCGTGCATCGCGGTGACGGGACCGGCCGCAGAGGCGGTCAGCGCGTCCCGAACCGGACTCATGTCCCAGAATCGCTCCTTGGCGGTCTCGATGGTCGATTCCGGCAGGTCGATGGCCTCCTCGAACAGCGTCACCAGAAAGCCCGCGACTTCGACGCCGGGACCCTTCGTGACCACCACGCGGTCGCCCGGTTTCGCGCCGTCGGGTCGCACCACGTCGTCCGGGTCGCCGACCGCGAGGGCAGTCGCGCCGCCGACCCACGGGTACTGACACCCGCCGTACCGGGCGGTGTGGCCGGTGACGATGCTGACGCCCAAGTTGGTG
This genomic window contains:
- a CDS encoding DUF5518 domain-containing protein, translated to MTNWYAVAVGFVVMTVIGVVGLAIPGLGQLTAGLVGGFVAGYMAAGSAGRGAWHGLLAGSVGGVFLAIVLGVAVGALGTVGLGPLGPLLGGSIFFVGVVLALVMGLESALAGAVGAWVAEE
- a CDS encoding AIR synthase family protein, producing the protein MTDLGKVDRDFFDQRIYPHLGASREDVTLGPQHGVDFGVVEVGGEAVVLASDPLSLVPNLGFEKAAWFAVHVALSDAAVSGIPPSHLAVTFTLPPEMTDDEFGTVWETFDREATNLGVSIVTGHTARYGGCQYPWVGGATALAVGDPDDVVRPDGAKPGDRVVVTKGPGVEVAGFLVTLFEEAIDLPESTIETAKERFWDMSPVRDALTASAAGPVTAMHDATEGGLQGALVELARAGEVRLDVDSGAVPFLPGVRESCEFFDIDPWTATSEGTLLLTVDSSGVEDVLSALDAEDIPAAEIGEVTDGDGVFIDGEAVEHPEVDPSWEVFEEYAEKVGLE